A single window of Phoenix dactylifera cultivar Barhee BC4 unplaced genomic scaffold, palm_55x_up_171113_PBpolish2nd_filt_p 000750F, whole genome shotgun sequence DNA harbors:
- the LOC120103757 gene encoding uncharacterized protein LOC120103757 isoform X1 has protein sequence MIRLCTCTRGSPSALEYPNHREGSNTCKSCGGRLAVDRQGSLSGNMLSTVGLELSRVIDPHLNWKTASKGRQRAVRRARTSFPGGNKKKSTNKSLKDSEDAADKELKRAGDIPVSESEKLGVSILGRRFGDALESVPIKKRRFLLVRSPSPPPKPSHSDDSDHMEETQCASHQRTASYSKQHQEISIGDDKTGLKDLNEEISDAVDFSGISILAAAACDSDMTCDSMNPEGLVFNGHGSKADDLLGISTCVESHSLFEVTKNQQLQHSSEDLHGKSEIHLEASSTLELPCKGSDRMKLDESHDAEKSIGTLQNFPDKTGTEHSSHDSRFHWDLNTVMDAWESNCDVVMNSKPVAPDVVGENGIHNENLENIETSRCDMECGDAKHAPELVDARIQVGDIPKIDYRLLDTEVQDIPGAKDNSVVDHDCCSLPCADGLVLEEHQLDKASVAVVGSVEETKLLHNQEMGSCTVKISSSLAGGVTGSLGDPLVTEVVQKEKDNVYFGSEVEAETSSSHLVSSVNVSCGYLTPSESNPKVDLINTPTLEEDRNPASLAYLDNFSVDGCLTDARMGQSTQISSSQVEKDGCFPHDSQSGNTDQCHTVSPPTEKASDGNICANAINAGDLPSELLSPDGMGETESDRADKAREAEISPCLSNSHPQDRQGSSNQDELSSISTIAGEYETTAAKLKMDNDKVSVESDVDLAATITHTSVHIVSNTSDCKSAGVVPEVIDASTLDCPVSFHEASKYHMDGFVNGPAEAALGDRFDCDNDSYASKNDANRAIGMEKVDLEDDDSQYEDGELRESLLNTWGEDGAEEGESERVDYGSDNEENDMFEAASSLPPAPLQVDYMARKNGGLSNGNYDGAWTGKKNAQYAASQPLLKCPSEADVRNVGFGNQCIGNIANKAQRIQSKKSGRDARGSPEFGVGHDKVIGDGKFLKEGDDTKESSHSARMKSSGWDQLPECCRSSRDDLRDAGLHSVGQNHVAPSMDASGARESLRRVGSSLKRDLSSRIERPNSADCSHRTDKSYVRASRYDDRIGLDSKAERDTGAPRSVGRGGSSRHARGRGRGDHWADSSNRYGPSHHDRSGCYGLPSFTHPGSRNAAAAVVAKVESSGFVVAPDGTIVRAGGVGSASQLPRRSANAPLRSTHHSLSRRGSPIERDRACGMQRRLGHSRESPDRHAGIDWGHVGRYGPEMARERYRRPVSDDCMDSSLSMHNSLSRRERSFSPRRGPVHLSQSCTRSPSRSRTRSPHMWTAPRGRSDGMNRGPGSRRRSRSPPNFKTEARMERMRAPRRQPGFENHMAGHDPTSRNHASPPHSSRWVNDRKESPDHLIEHDYKQCRVFSRTDRYDLLDSPGRLKPDECYRSMYSSRFRGFVGFVRGARHDESGEDGRGHGERYGMLHSVRQHDIDGNIKHLRFDAEDGFRAHDPPPKSSEFHRRGSPRGFDRHIESQLEDSPQRAKEEKSHFRYGRSGRPTSSFESYGVQSRDDDRTTPQRRPS, from the exons ATG ATTCGTTTGTGTACTTGTACTAGAGGTTCCCCCTCTGCTCTTGAATATCCTAATCACCGAGAAGGATCAAATACCTGCAAGAGCTGTGGTGGCAGATTAGCAGTTGATAGGCAAGGATCCCTGTCAGGAAACATGCTGAGCACCGTTGGACTGGAACTATCAAGAGTTATCGATCCTCACTTGAACTGGAAGACGGCTTCTAAAGGCAGGCAAAGGGCTGTAAGACGAGCTAGGACTTCATTTCCTGGGGGAAACAAAAAGAAGTCTACAAACAAAAGTTTGAAGGACAGTGAGGATGCTGCTGATAAAGAATTAAAGAGAGCGGGGGACATTCCAGTTTCTGAATCGGAGAAG CTTGGTGTAAGTATTCTTGGACGACGCTTTGGTGATGCTTTAGAAAGTGTTccaataaagaaaagaagattttTGTTAGTCCGTTCTCCATCACCACCACCCAAACCATCTCATTCTGATGACTCTGATCACATGGAAGAGACCCAGTGTGCTTCACATCAAAGGACTGCATCATATTCAAAACAACATCAAGAAATATCCATTGGTGATGATAAAACTGGTTTAAAGGATTTAAATGAAGAGATTTCTGATGCTGTGGATTTCTCTGGTATTTCAATATTGGCTGCTGCTGCTTGTGACAGTGACATGACGTGTGACAGCATGAATCCTGAAGGTTTAGTTTTTAATGGACATGGTTCTAAAGCAGATGACCTTTTAGGAATCTCCACTTGTGTTGAATCACATTCCTTATTTGAAGTAACAAAGAATCAACAGCTTCAGCACAGTTCTGAAGATTTGCATGGTAAATCTGAGATACATCTGGAAGCATCTTCTACCTTAGAGTTGCCTTGTAAGGGATCAGACAGAATGAAATTGGATGAATCACATGATGCAGAAAAATCTATTGGGACCTTGCAAAATTTTCCAGACAAGACGGGGACAGAACATTCTTCTCATGATTCTAGATTTCACTGGGATCTGAACACTGTGATGGATGCATGGGAGAGTAATTGTGATGTAGTCATGAATTCCAAGCCAGTTGCTCCTGATGTTGTTGGCGAAAATGGTATTCATAACGAAAATCTGGAAAACATTGAAACTTCTCGATGCGACATGGAGTGTGGAGATGCCAAACATGCTCCTGAACTTGTTGACGCCAGAATTCAGGTAGGTGACATACCTAAAATTGATTATAGATTACTGGATACTGAAGTGCAAGACATACCTGGTGCCAAGGATAACTCTGTTGTAGATCATGACTGTTGCTCTCTTCCTTGTGCCGATGGTTTGGTCCTAGAGGAGCATCAGTTGGACAAAGCCTCAGTTGCTGTGGTGGGTTCTGTCGAGGAAACAAAACTTTTGCATAATCAGGAGATGGGCAGCTGCACAGtaaaaatttcttcttctctagCTGGAGGTGTTACGGGTTCATTAGGGGACCCTTTGGTGACTGAGGTGGTGCAGAAAGAAAAGGACAATGTCTACTTTGGCTCTGAGGTGGAAGCTGAAACCTCATCTTCTCATCTGGTTTCCAGTGTGAATGTGAGCTGTGGCTATTTAACTCCATCTGAATCGAATCCCAAAGTGGACTTAATCAATACCCCAACCTTGGAGGAAGACAGAAATCCAGCATCTTTAGCTTATCTTGATAACTTCTCTGTTGATGGTTGCCTGACTGATGCTAGAATGGGGCAATCCACTCAGATAAGCAGTTCTCAAGTTGAGAAGGATGGGTGTTTTCCTCATGATTCTCAGAGTGGCAACACTGATCAGTGTCACACTGTTAGTCCTCCTACTGAAAAAGCCTCTGATGGAAATATCTGTGCAAATGCAATAAATGCGGGTGACTTACCCAGTGAACTTTTGAGCCCTGATGGTATGGGTGAAACTGAATCTGATCGTGCTGATAAGGCCCGTGAAGCAGAAATAAGCCCTTGCCTATCAAATTCTCATCCTCAGGATAGGCAAGGTTCATCTAATCAGGATGAGCtttcttccataagcacaattGCTGGTGAATATGAAACAACTGCTGCAAAGTTGAAGATGGACAATGATAAAGTTTCTGTGgaatctgatgttgatttggctGCCACCATAACTCATACATCTGTTCATATCGTCTCCAACACTTCTGACTGCAAATCAGCAGGTGTGGTGCCTGAAGTGATTGATGCCTCTACCTTGGATTGTCCTGTAAGTTTCCATGAAGCAAGTAAATACCATATGGATGGTTTTGTGAATGGCCCTGCTGAGGCTGCTTTAGGTGATCGTTTTGATTGTGATAATGATTCATATGCATCTAAAAATGATGCTAATCGAGCTATTGGAATGGAAAAAGTTGACCTCGAAGATGATGATTCTCAATATGAAGATGGGGAACTCAGAGAATCTCTTTTGAATACCTGGGGTGAAGATGGCGCTGAGGAAGGGGAATCAGAACGTGTGGATTATGGGTCTGACAATGAAGAGAATGATATGTTTGAAGCTGCTTCCAGTTTGCCGCCTGCTCCTCTCCAGGTTGATTATATGGCTCGCAAAAATGGAGGATTATCCAATGGTAACTATGATGGAGCATGGACTGGGAAGAAGAATGCACAATATGCTGCTTCTCAACCCTTATTGAAGTGCCCATCCGAAGCAGATGTTCGGAATGTTGGATTTGGGAATCAGTGTATTGGAAATATTGCAAATAAAGCTCAGAGAATTCAAAGTAAGAAATCAGGGAGGGATGCGAGGGGGTCTCCAGAATTTGGTGTAGGCCATGATAAGGTGATTGGAGATGGTAAGTTTCTTAAAGAAGGTGATGATACCAAGGAGTCAAGCCATTCAGCAAGAATGAAGTCTTCTGGATGGGATCAGTTGCCTGAATGTTGTAGAAGTTCTAGAGATGACCTGAGGGATGCTGGACTTCATTCTGTTGGCCAAAATCATGTTGCTCCTTCTATGGATGCATCTGGTGCTCGTGAATCTTTGAGAAGGGTGGGATCATCACTGAAGAGAGACTTATCATCTCGAATTGAGAGGCCAAATTCCGCTGATTGCTCACACAGAACGGATAAGTCATATGTTAGGGCAAGCAG GTATGATGATCGCATTGGTTTAGATTCAAAAGCTGAAAGGGATACAGGTGCTCCTAGATCAGTTGGAAGGGGTGGATCATCTCGGCATGCTCGAGGCCGGGGCAGAGGCGACCATTGGGCTGATTCTTCCAACCGTTATGGTCCCAGTCATCATGACAGATCAGGTTGCTATGGGCTGCCTAGTTTCACTCACCCTGGTTCAAGAAATGCGGCTGCTGCTGTCGTGGCAAAGGTGGAGAGTAGTGGCTTTGTTGTTGCACCTGATGGCACAATTGTTAGAGCTGGTGGTGTGGGATCTGCTAGTCAGCTACCCAGACGATCAGCAAATGCTCCATTGCGAAGTACACATCATTCTCTATCAAGAAGGGGATCACCAATTGAGAGAGACAGAGCATGTGGTATGCAGAGAAGACTTGGACATTCAAGAGAGAGCCCTGATAGACATGCTGGTATTGATTGGGGTCATGTTGGCAGATATGGTCCGGAAATGGCCAGGGAGCGGTATCGCAGGCCTGTGTCTGATGACTGCATGGATTCATCATTATCAATGCATAATTCATTatcaaggagagagagaagcttTTCCCCACGTAGAGGGCCTGTTCATCTATCTCAGTCCTGTACCAGATCTCCTTCAAGATCCAGGACTCGCTCCCCCCATATGTGGACAGCACCCAGGGGAAGGAGTGATGGGATGAATCGGGGGCCTGGTTCACGCAGGCGCAGTAGGTCTCCTCCAAATTTCAAGACTGAAGCCAGAATGGAGAGAATGAGGGCACCCCGTAGGCAACCAGGCTTTGAGAATCACATGGCAGGCCATGACCCAACATCCAGAAACCATGCCTCCCCACCTCATTCTTCAAGATGGGTTAATGATAGGAAAGAGTCACCAGATCATCTTATAGAACATGACTACAAGCAATGTAGGGTCTTCTCACGAACTGATAGGTATGACCTACTGGATTCCCCAGGAAGATTGAAGCCGGATGAGTGTTATCGTTCCATGTACTCTAGCAGGTTCCGTGGATTTGTTGGTTTTGTTAGGGGAGCCAGGCATGATGAGAGTGGTGAAGATGGAAGAGGACATGGTGAGAGATATGGAATGCTCCATTCTGTAAGGCAGCATGATATTGATGGCAATATCAAGCATTTACGATTTGATGCTGAAGATGGTTTTAGGGCTCATGACCCTCCTCCGAAATCCTCAGAGTTCCACCGACGAGGGAGCCCAAGGGGCTTTGACAGACACATTGAGAGCCAACTTGAAGACTCGCCTCAAAGGGctaaagaagagaaaagtcaTTTCAGATATGGCAGAAGTGGAAGGCCTACTTCCAGTTTCGAGTCATATGGAGTCCAAAGTCGTGATGATGACCGCACGACCCCACAGAGAAGGCCTTCATGA
- the LOC120103757 gene encoding uncharacterized protein LOC120103757 isoform X2: MIRLCTCTRGSPSALEYPNHREGSNTCKSCGGRLAVDRQGSLSGNMLSTVGLELSRVIDPHLNWKTASKGRQRAVRRARTSFPGGNKKKSTNKSLKDSEDAADKELKRAGDIPVSESEKLGVSILGRRFGDALESVPIKKRRFLLVRSPSPPPKPSHSDDSDHMEETQCASHQRTASYSKQHQEISIGDDKTGLKDLNEEISDAVDFSGISILAAAACDSDMTCDSMNPEGLVFNGHGSKADDLLGISTCVESHSLFEVTKNQQLQHSSEDLHGKSEIHLEASSTLELPCKGSDRMKLDESHDAEKSIGTLQNFPDKTGTEHSSHDSRFHWDLNTVMDAWESNCDVVMNSKPVAPDVVGENGIHNENLENIETSRCDMECGDAKHAPELVDARIQVGDIPKIDYRLLDTEVQDIPGAKDNSVVEEHQLDKASVAVVGSVEETKLLHNQEMGSCTVKISSSLAGGVTGSLGDPLVTEVVQKEKDNVYFGSEVEAETSSSHLVSSVNVSCGYLTPSESNPKVDLINTPTLEEDRNPASLAYLDNFSVDGCLTDARMGQSTQISSSQVEKDGCFPHDSQSGNTDQCHTVSPPTEKASDGNICANAINAGDLPSELLSPDGMGETESDRADKAREAEISPCLSNSHPQDRQGSSNQDELSSISTIAGEYETTAAKLKMDNDKVSVESDVDLAATITHTSVHIVSNTSDCKSAGVVPEVIDASTLDCPVSFHEASKYHMDGFVNGPAEAALGDRFDCDNDSYASKNDANRAIGMEKVDLEDDDSQYEDGELRESLLNTWGEDGAEEGESERVDYGSDNEENDMFEAASSLPPAPLQVDYMARKNGGLSNGNYDGAWTGKKNAQYAASQPLLKCPSEADVRNVGFGNQCIGNIANKAQRIQSKKSGRDARGSPEFGVGHDKVIGDGKFLKEGDDTKESSHSARMKSSGWDQLPECCRSSRDDLRDAGLHSVGQNHVAPSMDASGARESLRRVGSSLKRDLSSRIERPNSADCSHRTDKSYVRASRYDDRIGLDSKAERDTGAPRSVGRGGSSRHARGRGRGDHWADSSNRYGPSHHDRSGCYGLPSFTHPGSRNAAAAVVAKVESSGFVVAPDGTIVRAGGVGSASQLPRRSANAPLRSTHHSLSRRGSPIERDRACGMQRRLGHSRESPDRHAGIDWGHVGRYGPEMARERYRRPVSDDCMDSSLSMHNSLSRRERSFSPRRGPVHLSQSCTRSPSRSRTRSPHMWTAPRGRSDGMNRGPGSRRRSRSPPNFKTEARMERMRAPRRQPGFENHMAGHDPTSRNHASPPHSSRWVNDRKESPDHLIEHDYKQCRVFSRTDRYDLLDSPGRLKPDECYRSMYSSRFRGFVGFVRGARHDESGEDGRGHGERYGMLHSVRQHDIDGNIKHLRFDAEDGFRAHDPPPKSSEFHRRGSPRGFDRHIESQLEDSPQRAKEEKSHFRYGRSGRPTSSFESYGVQSRDDDRTTPQRRPS; the protein is encoded by the exons ATG ATTCGTTTGTGTACTTGTACTAGAGGTTCCCCCTCTGCTCTTGAATATCCTAATCACCGAGAAGGATCAAATACCTGCAAGAGCTGTGGTGGCAGATTAGCAGTTGATAGGCAAGGATCCCTGTCAGGAAACATGCTGAGCACCGTTGGACTGGAACTATCAAGAGTTATCGATCCTCACTTGAACTGGAAGACGGCTTCTAAAGGCAGGCAAAGGGCTGTAAGACGAGCTAGGACTTCATTTCCTGGGGGAAACAAAAAGAAGTCTACAAACAAAAGTTTGAAGGACAGTGAGGATGCTGCTGATAAAGAATTAAAGAGAGCGGGGGACATTCCAGTTTCTGAATCGGAGAAG CTTGGTGTAAGTATTCTTGGACGACGCTTTGGTGATGCTTTAGAAAGTGTTccaataaagaaaagaagattttTGTTAGTCCGTTCTCCATCACCACCACCCAAACCATCTCATTCTGATGACTCTGATCACATGGAAGAGACCCAGTGTGCTTCACATCAAAGGACTGCATCATATTCAAAACAACATCAAGAAATATCCATTGGTGATGATAAAACTGGTTTAAAGGATTTAAATGAAGAGATTTCTGATGCTGTGGATTTCTCTGGTATTTCAATATTGGCTGCTGCTGCTTGTGACAGTGACATGACGTGTGACAGCATGAATCCTGAAGGTTTAGTTTTTAATGGACATGGTTCTAAAGCAGATGACCTTTTAGGAATCTCCACTTGTGTTGAATCACATTCCTTATTTGAAGTAACAAAGAATCAACAGCTTCAGCACAGTTCTGAAGATTTGCATGGTAAATCTGAGATACATCTGGAAGCATCTTCTACCTTAGAGTTGCCTTGTAAGGGATCAGACAGAATGAAATTGGATGAATCACATGATGCAGAAAAATCTATTGGGACCTTGCAAAATTTTCCAGACAAGACGGGGACAGAACATTCTTCTCATGATTCTAGATTTCACTGGGATCTGAACACTGTGATGGATGCATGGGAGAGTAATTGTGATGTAGTCATGAATTCCAAGCCAGTTGCTCCTGATGTTGTTGGCGAAAATGGTATTCATAACGAAAATCTGGAAAACATTGAAACTTCTCGATGCGACATGGAGTGTGGAGATGCCAAACATGCTCCTGAACTTGTTGACGCCAGAATTCAGGTAGGTGACATACCTAAAATTGATTATAGATTACTGGATACTGAAGTGCAAGACATACCTGGTGCCAAGGATAACTCTGTTGTAG AGGAGCATCAGTTGGACAAAGCCTCAGTTGCTGTGGTGGGTTCTGTCGAGGAAACAAAACTTTTGCATAATCAGGAGATGGGCAGCTGCACAGtaaaaatttcttcttctctagCTGGAGGTGTTACGGGTTCATTAGGGGACCCTTTGGTGACTGAGGTGGTGCAGAAAGAAAAGGACAATGTCTACTTTGGCTCTGAGGTGGAAGCTGAAACCTCATCTTCTCATCTGGTTTCCAGTGTGAATGTGAGCTGTGGCTATTTAACTCCATCTGAATCGAATCCCAAAGTGGACTTAATCAATACCCCAACCTTGGAGGAAGACAGAAATCCAGCATCTTTAGCTTATCTTGATAACTTCTCTGTTGATGGTTGCCTGACTGATGCTAGAATGGGGCAATCCACTCAGATAAGCAGTTCTCAAGTTGAGAAGGATGGGTGTTTTCCTCATGATTCTCAGAGTGGCAACACTGATCAGTGTCACACTGTTAGTCCTCCTACTGAAAAAGCCTCTGATGGAAATATCTGTGCAAATGCAATAAATGCGGGTGACTTACCCAGTGAACTTTTGAGCCCTGATGGTATGGGTGAAACTGAATCTGATCGTGCTGATAAGGCCCGTGAAGCAGAAATAAGCCCTTGCCTATCAAATTCTCATCCTCAGGATAGGCAAGGTTCATCTAATCAGGATGAGCtttcttccataagcacaattGCTGGTGAATATGAAACAACTGCTGCAAAGTTGAAGATGGACAATGATAAAGTTTCTGTGgaatctgatgttgatttggctGCCACCATAACTCATACATCTGTTCATATCGTCTCCAACACTTCTGACTGCAAATCAGCAGGTGTGGTGCCTGAAGTGATTGATGCCTCTACCTTGGATTGTCCTGTAAGTTTCCATGAAGCAAGTAAATACCATATGGATGGTTTTGTGAATGGCCCTGCTGAGGCTGCTTTAGGTGATCGTTTTGATTGTGATAATGATTCATATGCATCTAAAAATGATGCTAATCGAGCTATTGGAATGGAAAAAGTTGACCTCGAAGATGATGATTCTCAATATGAAGATGGGGAACTCAGAGAATCTCTTTTGAATACCTGGGGTGAAGATGGCGCTGAGGAAGGGGAATCAGAACGTGTGGATTATGGGTCTGACAATGAAGAGAATGATATGTTTGAAGCTGCTTCCAGTTTGCCGCCTGCTCCTCTCCAGGTTGATTATATGGCTCGCAAAAATGGAGGATTATCCAATGGTAACTATGATGGAGCATGGACTGGGAAGAAGAATGCACAATATGCTGCTTCTCAACCCTTATTGAAGTGCCCATCCGAAGCAGATGTTCGGAATGTTGGATTTGGGAATCAGTGTATTGGAAATATTGCAAATAAAGCTCAGAGAATTCAAAGTAAGAAATCAGGGAGGGATGCGAGGGGGTCTCCAGAATTTGGTGTAGGCCATGATAAGGTGATTGGAGATGGTAAGTTTCTTAAAGAAGGTGATGATACCAAGGAGTCAAGCCATTCAGCAAGAATGAAGTCTTCTGGATGGGATCAGTTGCCTGAATGTTGTAGAAGTTCTAGAGATGACCTGAGGGATGCTGGACTTCATTCTGTTGGCCAAAATCATGTTGCTCCTTCTATGGATGCATCTGGTGCTCGTGAATCTTTGAGAAGGGTGGGATCATCACTGAAGAGAGACTTATCATCTCGAATTGAGAGGCCAAATTCCGCTGATTGCTCACACAGAACGGATAAGTCATATGTTAGGGCAAGCAG GTATGATGATCGCATTGGTTTAGATTCAAAAGCTGAAAGGGATACAGGTGCTCCTAGATCAGTTGGAAGGGGTGGATCATCTCGGCATGCTCGAGGCCGGGGCAGAGGCGACCATTGGGCTGATTCTTCCAACCGTTATGGTCCCAGTCATCATGACAGATCAGGTTGCTATGGGCTGCCTAGTTTCACTCACCCTGGTTCAAGAAATGCGGCTGCTGCTGTCGTGGCAAAGGTGGAGAGTAGTGGCTTTGTTGTTGCACCTGATGGCACAATTGTTAGAGCTGGTGGTGTGGGATCTGCTAGTCAGCTACCCAGACGATCAGCAAATGCTCCATTGCGAAGTACACATCATTCTCTATCAAGAAGGGGATCACCAATTGAGAGAGACAGAGCATGTGGTATGCAGAGAAGACTTGGACATTCAAGAGAGAGCCCTGATAGACATGCTGGTATTGATTGGGGTCATGTTGGCAGATATGGTCCGGAAATGGCCAGGGAGCGGTATCGCAGGCCTGTGTCTGATGACTGCATGGATTCATCATTATCAATGCATAATTCATTatcaaggagagagagaagcttTTCCCCACGTAGAGGGCCTGTTCATCTATCTCAGTCCTGTACCAGATCTCCTTCAAGATCCAGGACTCGCTCCCCCCATATGTGGACAGCACCCAGGGGAAGGAGTGATGGGATGAATCGGGGGCCTGGTTCACGCAGGCGCAGTAGGTCTCCTCCAAATTTCAAGACTGAAGCCAGAATGGAGAGAATGAGGGCACCCCGTAGGCAACCAGGCTTTGAGAATCACATGGCAGGCCATGACCCAACATCCAGAAACCATGCCTCCCCACCTCATTCTTCAAGATGGGTTAATGATAGGAAAGAGTCACCAGATCATCTTATAGAACATGACTACAAGCAATGTAGGGTCTTCTCACGAACTGATAGGTATGACCTACTGGATTCCCCAGGAAGATTGAAGCCGGATGAGTGTTATCGTTCCATGTACTCTAGCAGGTTCCGTGGATTTGTTGGTTTTGTTAGGGGAGCCAGGCATGATGAGAGTGGTGAAGATGGAAGAGGACATGGTGAGAGATATGGAATGCTCCATTCTGTAAGGCAGCATGATATTGATGGCAATATCAAGCATTTACGATTTGATGCTGAAGATGGTTTTAGGGCTCATGACCCTCCTCCGAAATCCTCAGAGTTCCACCGACGAGGGAGCCCAAGGGGCTTTGACAGACACATTGAGAGCCAACTTGAAGACTCGCCTCAAAGGGctaaagaagagaaaagtcaTTTCAGATATGGCAGAAGTGGAAGGCCTACTTCCAGTTTCGAGTCATATGGAGTCCAAAGTCGTGATGATGACCGCACGACCCCACAGAGAAGGCCTTCATGA